A single genomic interval of Helicoverpa armigera isolate CAAS_96S chromosome 13, ASM3070526v1, whole genome shotgun sequence harbors:
- the LOC110370669 gene encoding protein numb isoform X1, with translation MGNQGSSAHEPFDRAQAAANVDLKMKSSVRASLRRARAGAALSPPRAGMERLRRSFRESFRRRKGSPPESARPHQWHADEAAVRAGTCTFPVKYLGCVEVFESRGMQVCEEALKVLRNSRRRPVRAVLHVSGDGLRVVEEETKGLIVDQTIEKVSFCAPDRNHERGFSYICRDGTTRRWMCHGFLASRDSGERLSHAVGCAFAACLERKQRRDKECAVSMSIDAASHAFTRQGSFRKSGITPRRASEADANNSNNSNGVIVPVGSLGGVGNPGATTGHVVPANTHPVIAPAASRPAPHNPFAVERPHAAPHLLERQGSFRGFAHLNNSSPFKRQMSLRISELPSNLERQRAGLASPPRGVPAQPQPASEPRPELPPPQQEASSADPVAAMCQQLSAGLRALAEEPVAAAEPVPAAAPLPHPDAWLGRVARAPALAQTGRALTFAGRAASTNPFLEPAGAAPAL, from the exons ATGGGGAACCAAGGATCATCAGCGCACGAGCCGTTCGACAGGGCTCAGGCGGCAGCCAATGTCGACCTCAAAATG AAATCGTCAGTGCGTGCGTCGTTGCGGCGAGCgcgcgcgggcgcggcgctgtCCCCGCCGCGCGCCGGCATGGAGCGGCTGCGGCGCTCGTTCCGGGAGTCGTTCCGGCGGCGCAAGGGCTCGCCGCCCGAGTCCGCCCGGCCGCACCAATGGCACGCCGACGAGGCGGCCGTGCGCGCCGGCACCTGCACCTTCCCCGTCAAGTACCTCGGCTGCGTCGAGGTCTTCGAGTCCCGCGGGATGCAAGTCTGCGAGGAAGCGCTAAAGGTGCTTAGG AACTCTCGCCGGCGGCCGGTGCGGGCCGTATTGCACGTAAGCGGCGACGGGTTGCGAGTCGTAGAGGAAGAAACCAAGGGCCTTATAGTCGACCAGACTATTGAGAAGGTCTCGTTCTGCGCGCCCGATAGGAACCATGAGAGGGGATTCAG CTACATTTGCCGCGACGGTACAACTCGTCGCTGGATGTGCCACGGGTTCCTGGCGTCCCGGGACAGCGGCGAGCGCTTGTCCCACGCGGTGGGCTGCGCCTTTGCGGCCTGTCTCGAGAGGAAACAGCGCCGGGACAAGGAGTGTGCTGTGTCTATGAGCATCGATGCCGCGAGCCACGCGTTCACTAGGCAGGGGTCTTTCCGCAAGTCAG GTATAACACCTCGGCGCGCATCAGAAGCAGACGCTAACAACAGCAACAACAGCAACGGCGTGATCGTGCCGGTGGGATCCCTGGGCGGCGTGGGCAACCCGGGCGCCACCACCGGGCATGTGGTACCCGCCAACACGCACCCCGTCATCGCGCCCGCCGCGTCCCGCCCCGCGCCGCACAACCCCTTCGCGGTGGAGCGACCCCATGCGGCACCACATTTGTTAGAGAGGCAGGGATCTTTCCGCGGATTTGCGCATCTTAATAACAG CTCGCCATTTAAGCGTCAGATGTCTCTCCGCATCAGCGAGCTGCCGTCCAACCTCGAGCGTCAGCGCGCCGGCCTCGCCTCCCCGCCGCGCGGCGTGCCCGCACAGCCGCAGCCCGCGTCTGAACCGCGGCCTGAACTGCCGCCGCCACAG CAGGAGGCTTCATCAGCGGACCCGGTGGCGGCGATGTGCCAGCAGCTGTCGGCGGGGCTGCGTGCACTAGCGGAGGAGCCGGTGGCGGCGGCGGAGCCCGTgccggccgccgcgccgctgccgCACCCCGACGCGTGGCTCGGGCGCGTGGCGCGGGCGCCGGCGCTGGCGCAGACCGGCCGCGCACTGACCTTCGCCGGCCGCGCCGCCAGCACCAACCCCTTCCTCGAGCCCGCCGGCGCCGCCCCCGCGCTCTAG
- the LOC110370669 gene encoding protein numb isoform X4: protein MERLRRSFRESFRRRKGSPPESARPHQWHADEAAVRAGTCTFPVKYLGCVEVFESRGMQVCEEALKVLRNSRRRPVRAVLHVSGDGLRVVEEETKGLIVDQTIEKVSFCAPDRNHERGFSYICRDGTTRRWMCHGFLASRDSGERLSHAVGCAFAACLERKQRRDKECAVSMSIDAASHAFTRQGSFRKSGITPRRASEADANNSNNSNGVIVPVGSLGGVGNPGATTGHVVPANTHPVIAPAASRPAPHNPFAVERPHAAPHLLERQGSFRGFAHLNNSSPFKRQMSLRISELPSNLERQRAGLASPPRGVPAQPQPASEPRPELPPPQQEASSADPVAAMCQQLSAGLRALAEEPVAAAEPVPAAAPLPHPDAWLGRVARAPALAQTGRALTFAGRAASTNPFLEPAGAAPAL from the exons ATGGAGCGGCTGCGGCGCTCGTTCCGGGAGTCGTTCCGGCGGCGCAAGGGCTCGCCGCCCGAGTCCGCCCGGCCGCACCAATGGCACGCCGACGAGGCGGCCGTGCGCGCCGGCACCTGCACCTTCCCCGTCAAGTACCTCGGCTGCGTCGAGGTCTTCGAGTCCCGCGGGATGCAAGTCTGCGAGGAAGCGCTAAAGGTGCTTAGG AACTCTCGCCGGCGGCCGGTGCGGGCCGTATTGCACGTAAGCGGCGACGGGTTGCGAGTCGTAGAGGAAGAAACCAAGGGCCTTATAGTCGACCAGACTATTGAGAAGGTCTCGTTCTGCGCGCCCGATAGGAACCATGAGAGGGGATTCAG CTACATTTGCCGCGACGGTACAACTCGTCGCTGGATGTGCCACGGGTTCCTGGCGTCCCGGGACAGCGGCGAGCGCTTGTCCCACGCGGTGGGCTGCGCCTTTGCGGCCTGTCTCGAGAGGAAACAGCGCCGGGACAAGGAGTGTGCTGTGTCTATGAGCATCGATGCCGCGAGCCACGCGTTCACTAGGCAGGGGTCTTTCCGCAAGTCAG GTATAACACCTCGGCGCGCATCAGAAGCAGACGCTAACAACAGCAACAACAGCAACGGCGTGATCGTGCCGGTGGGATCCCTGGGCGGCGTGGGCAACCCGGGCGCCACCACCGGGCATGTGGTACCCGCCAACACGCACCCCGTCATCGCGCCCGCCGCGTCCCGCCCCGCGCCGCACAACCCCTTCGCGGTGGAGCGACCCCATGCGGCACCACATTTGTTAGAGAGGCAGGGATCTTTCCGCGGATTTGCGCATCTTAATAACAG CTCGCCATTTAAGCGTCAGATGTCTCTCCGCATCAGCGAGCTGCCGTCCAACCTCGAGCGTCAGCGCGCCGGCCTCGCCTCCCCGCCGCGCGGCGTGCCCGCACAGCCGCAGCCCGCGTCTGAACCGCGGCCTGAACTGCCGCCGCCACAG CAGGAGGCTTCATCAGCGGACCCGGTGGCGGCGATGTGCCAGCAGCTGTCGGCGGGGCTGCGTGCACTAGCGGAGGAGCCGGTGGCGGCGGCGGAGCCCGTgccggccgccgcgccgctgccgCACCCCGACGCGTGGCTCGGGCGCGTGGCGCGGGCGCCGGCGCTGGCGCAGACCGGCCGCGCACTGACCTTCGCCGGCCGCGCCGCCAGCACCAACCCCTTCCTCGAGCCCGCCGGCGCCGCCCCCGCGCTCTAG
- the LOC110370669 gene encoding protein numb isoform X3, translating to MGNQGSSAHEPFDRAQAAANVDLKMKSSVRASLRRARAGAALSPPRAGMERLRRSFRESFRRRKGSPPESARPHQWHADEAAVRAGTCTFPVKYLGCVEVFESRGMQVCEEALKNSRRRPVRAVLHVSGDGLRVVEEETKGLIVDQTIEKVSFCAPDRNHERGFSYICRDGTTRRWMCHGFLASRDSGERLSHAVGCAFAACLERKQRRDKECAVSMSIDAASHAFTRQGSFRKSGITPRRASEADANNSNNSNGVIVPVGSLGGVGNPGATTGHVVPANTHPVIAPAASRPAPHNPFAVERPHAAPHLLERQGSFRGFAHLNNSSPFKRQMSLRISELPSNLERQRAGLASPPRGVPAQPQPASEPRPELPPPQQEASSADPVAAMCQQLSAGLRALAEEPVAAAEPVPAAAPLPHPDAWLGRVARAPALAQTGRALTFAGRAASTNPFLEPAGAAPAL from the exons ATGGGGAACCAAGGATCATCAGCGCACGAGCCGTTCGACAGGGCTCAGGCGGCAGCCAATGTCGACCTCAAAATG AAATCGTCAGTGCGTGCGTCGTTGCGGCGAGCgcgcgcgggcgcggcgctgtCCCCGCCGCGCGCCGGCATGGAGCGGCTGCGGCGCTCGTTCCGGGAGTCGTTCCGGCGGCGCAAGGGCTCGCCGCCCGAGTCCGCCCGGCCGCACCAATGGCACGCCGACGAGGCGGCCGTGCGCGCCGGCACCTGCACCTTCCCCGTCAAGTACCTCGGCTGCGTCGAGGTCTTCGAGTCCCGCGGGATGCAAGTCTGCGAGGAAGCGCTAAAG AACTCTCGCCGGCGGCCGGTGCGGGCCGTATTGCACGTAAGCGGCGACGGGTTGCGAGTCGTAGAGGAAGAAACCAAGGGCCTTATAGTCGACCAGACTATTGAGAAGGTCTCGTTCTGCGCGCCCGATAGGAACCATGAGAGGGGATTCAG CTACATTTGCCGCGACGGTACAACTCGTCGCTGGATGTGCCACGGGTTCCTGGCGTCCCGGGACAGCGGCGAGCGCTTGTCCCACGCGGTGGGCTGCGCCTTTGCGGCCTGTCTCGAGAGGAAACAGCGCCGGGACAAGGAGTGTGCTGTGTCTATGAGCATCGATGCCGCGAGCCACGCGTTCACTAGGCAGGGGTCTTTCCGCAAGTCAG GTATAACACCTCGGCGCGCATCAGAAGCAGACGCTAACAACAGCAACAACAGCAACGGCGTGATCGTGCCGGTGGGATCCCTGGGCGGCGTGGGCAACCCGGGCGCCACCACCGGGCATGTGGTACCCGCCAACACGCACCCCGTCATCGCGCCCGCCGCGTCCCGCCCCGCGCCGCACAACCCCTTCGCGGTGGAGCGACCCCATGCGGCACCACATTTGTTAGAGAGGCAGGGATCTTTCCGCGGATTTGCGCATCTTAATAACAG CTCGCCATTTAAGCGTCAGATGTCTCTCCGCATCAGCGAGCTGCCGTCCAACCTCGAGCGTCAGCGCGCCGGCCTCGCCTCCCCGCCGCGCGGCGTGCCCGCACAGCCGCAGCCCGCGTCTGAACCGCGGCCTGAACTGCCGCCGCCACAG CAGGAGGCTTCATCAGCGGACCCGGTGGCGGCGATGTGCCAGCAGCTGTCGGCGGGGCTGCGTGCACTAGCGGAGGAGCCGGTGGCGGCGGCGGAGCCCGTgccggccgccgcgccgctgccgCACCCCGACGCGTGGCTCGGGCGCGTGGCGCGGGCGCCGGCGCTGGCGCAGACCGGCCGCGCACTGACCTTCGCCGGCCGCGCCGCCAGCACCAACCCCTTCCTCGAGCCCGCCGGCGCCGCCCCCGCGCTCTAG
- the LOC110370669 gene encoding protein numb isoform X2, whose product MGNQGSSAHEPFDRAQAAANVDLKMKSSVRASLRRARAGAALSPPRAGMERLRRSFRESFRRRKGSPPESARPHQWHADEAAVRAGTCTFPVKYLGCVEVFESRGMQVCEEALKVLRNSRRRPVRAVLHVSGDGLRVVEEETKGLIVDQTIEKVSFCAPDRNHERGFSYICRDGTTRRWMCHGFLASRDSGERLSHAVGCAFAACLERKQRRDKECAVSMSIDAASHAFTRQGSFRKSGITPRRASEADANNSNNSNGVIVPVGSLGGVGNPGATTGHVVPANTHPVIAPAASRPAPHNPFAVERPHAAPHLLERQGSFRGFAHLNNSSPFKRQMSLRISELPSNLERQRAGLASPPRGVPAQPQPASEPRPELPPPQEASSADPVAAMCQQLSAGLRALAEEPVAAAEPVPAAAPLPHPDAWLGRVARAPALAQTGRALTFAGRAASTNPFLEPAGAAPAL is encoded by the exons ATGGGGAACCAAGGATCATCAGCGCACGAGCCGTTCGACAGGGCTCAGGCGGCAGCCAATGTCGACCTCAAAATG AAATCGTCAGTGCGTGCGTCGTTGCGGCGAGCgcgcgcgggcgcggcgctgtCCCCGCCGCGCGCCGGCATGGAGCGGCTGCGGCGCTCGTTCCGGGAGTCGTTCCGGCGGCGCAAGGGCTCGCCGCCCGAGTCCGCCCGGCCGCACCAATGGCACGCCGACGAGGCGGCCGTGCGCGCCGGCACCTGCACCTTCCCCGTCAAGTACCTCGGCTGCGTCGAGGTCTTCGAGTCCCGCGGGATGCAAGTCTGCGAGGAAGCGCTAAAGGTGCTTAGG AACTCTCGCCGGCGGCCGGTGCGGGCCGTATTGCACGTAAGCGGCGACGGGTTGCGAGTCGTAGAGGAAGAAACCAAGGGCCTTATAGTCGACCAGACTATTGAGAAGGTCTCGTTCTGCGCGCCCGATAGGAACCATGAGAGGGGATTCAG CTACATTTGCCGCGACGGTACAACTCGTCGCTGGATGTGCCACGGGTTCCTGGCGTCCCGGGACAGCGGCGAGCGCTTGTCCCACGCGGTGGGCTGCGCCTTTGCGGCCTGTCTCGAGAGGAAACAGCGCCGGGACAAGGAGTGTGCTGTGTCTATGAGCATCGATGCCGCGAGCCACGCGTTCACTAGGCAGGGGTCTTTCCGCAAGTCAG GTATAACACCTCGGCGCGCATCAGAAGCAGACGCTAACAACAGCAACAACAGCAACGGCGTGATCGTGCCGGTGGGATCCCTGGGCGGCGTGGGCAACCCGGGCGCCACCACCGGGCATGTGGTACCCGCCAACACGCACCCCGTCATCGCGCCCGCCGCGTCCCGCCCCGCGCCGCACAACCCCTTCGCGGTGGAGCGACCCCATGCGGCACCACATTTGTTAGAGAGGCAGGGATCTTTCCGCGGATTTGCGCATCTTAATAACAG CTCGCCATTTAAGCGTCAGATGTCTCTCCGCATCAGCGAGCTGCCGTCCAACCTCGAGCGTCAGCGCGCCGGCCTCGCCTCCCCGCCGCGCGGCGTGCCCGCACAGCCGCAGCCCGCGTCTGAACCGCGGCCTGAACTGCCGCCGCCACAG GAGGCTTCATCAGCGGACCCGGTGGCGGCGATGTGCCAGCAGCTGTCGGCGGGGCTGCGTGCACTAGCGGAGGAGCCGGTGGCGGCGGCGGAGCCCGTgccggccgccgcgccgctgccgCACCCCGACGCGTGGCTCGGGCGCGTGGCGCGGGCGCCGGCGCTGGCGCAGACCGGCCGCGCACTGACCTTCGCCGGCCGCGCCGCCAGCACCAACCCCTTCCTCGAGCCCGCCGGCGCCGCCCCCGCGCTCTAG
- the LOC110370753 gene encoding cytochrome c oxidase assembly protein COX20, mitochondrial — MDTVVKGLLDEEEEEKKGLVIFGRDVSKIPCFRESFLYGISTGVGVGLAAFIKTSRPMLSQHIGFGTFSMTTMVYWCYCRYAWSKQRFDAQLLQDALKDKIMYEGTAVERELEQKGVLKSA, encoded by the exons ATGGATACAGTAGTAAAGGGATTGCTTGATGAAGAAGAGGAAGAGAAGAAG GGATTAGTTATTTTTGGTAGGGACGTATCTAAAATACCATGCTTCAGAGAAAGTTTCTTGTATGGTATATCTACTGGAGTTGGTGTGGGTTTAGCTGCCTTCATAAAAACATCGCGACCTATGCTGTCACAGCACATAGGCTTCGGAACATTTTCAATGACTACCATGGTATACTGGTGTTACTGTAGGTATGCATGGTCTAAGCAAAGGTTTGATGCACAACTTCTGCAAGAcgctttaaaagataaaatcatGTATGAAGGCACAGCAGTAGAAAGAGAACTGGAACAAAAAGGTGTATTGAAATCTGCGTAA
- the LOC110370752 gene encoding xanthine dehydrogenase: MDLIRSLIPEDAQRTLVFFVNGKKVVEDNPDPEWTLLFYLRKKLLLTGTKYGCGEGGCGACTVMVSQYLKKENRVKHIAVNACLTPVCAMHGLAVTTVEGIGSTQERLHPVQERIAKAHGSQCGFCTPGIVMSMYALLRSKGKINYTDIETALQGNLCRCTGYRPIIEGFKTFVEGWERYYCRESGSTSCAMGADCCRNKTAKNNDAGLFNKSSFKPYDPSQEPIFPPELKIDTSFSEEYLFFAGEHVTWIRPKTLDGLLKIKSTDPSTKIIAGNTEIGVEVKFKKKVYPVLLYPSIISEMNNCRVSDQGIVIGATTTLNELSSFLQNQIDENPTKAKVYAAIKEMLHWFAGDQIRNVASLVGNIITASPISDLNPILMACSAVLNIHSKSRGERKVIVDDNFFKGYRKTGLDDDEIVVSVEIPFTKSLQYFKAYKQARRKEDDISIVTSAFNVTYDPITKSVLNATLCYGGMGPTTICAKATSELIKGKGWNKEMLNVAFESLTNELQLDISAPGGMADYRKSLCLSLFFRFYLYVLQNISQPNTSENMNVNEDFSGVEEIAINHPCSSQYFEIKNNDQVASDAVGRPITHTSALKQATGEAIYCDDIHPVTGELYLKLVFSTEAHARIKSIDANKAFLVPGVKAFLSAADLDRECNKLGPIIKDEEIFSSELVTSRACVIGAVVANSESAARRGKDLVVVNYERIEPVIVSLEDAITQGSFFSGYPRIIRKGNLSEALTKSSHVVEGHVRSGAQEHFYLETISAYAIRREDELEITATTQNPEEVAHIAAAALRIPNHKVVAKVKRVGGGFGGKETRATILAIPVAIAAYKLKTAVRAVLDRDEDMQASGYRHPCLIKYKVGFTEDGKITGAKFEIYGNAGNSMDISCSMMERALVHVDNCYFIPNAEVHGYLCKTNMPSNTAFRGFGAPKAMLAAETMMRHIASTLGKTYEQIVQINLYQEGAMTHFNQKLTYCTLSRCWNECIETSHYWKRKKDVEEFNRQNRWKKKGLSLVPTKYGISFQTDVLMQAGALLLVYKDGSVLLSIGGIEMGQGLFTKMIQVASRVLEIDYTKIHISEMSTDKVPNSSPTAASISSDLYGMAVVEACKSLKTRLEPFKAKNPTGKWEDWVIDAWVNRVQLSATGFYAAPKIEYNPETNSGNLFEYFTYGVACSEVIIDCLTGDHQVLQTDIVMDVGESLNPAIDIGQIEGAFMQGYGFYTLEEMVFSANGEALSRGPGAYKIPGFSDIPKVLNVSLLKGAPNPRAVYSSKAVGEPPLFLAASVFFAIKEAIKAARLDSGESPEFVLDAPATCARIRMACEDLITKQVRPTITTKGKPWNVIA, from the exons ATGGATTTGATAAGAAGTTTGATACCTGAAGATGCGCAAAGGACTTTGGTGTTCTTCGTTAACGGGAAAAAG GTCGTAGAAGACAATCCAGATCCAGAATGGACATTACTGTTTTACCTTCGCAAAAAACTTCTGTTAACGGGCACAAAATATGGATGCGGAGAAGGAGGCTGCGGTGCATGCACAGTCATGGTTTCTCAATATTTGAAGAAAGAAAATCGTGTCAA ACACATTGCGGTTAACGCATGTTTGACACCTGTTTGTGCCATGCACGGCTTAGCAGTCACTACCGTTGAAGGCATTGGTTCTACGCAGGAACGCTTACACCCTGTCCAGGAGAGGATTGCAAAAGCTCATGGATCACAATGTGGCTTCTGTACACCCGGCATAGTAATGTCTATGTATGCTCTACTTAGAAGCAAGggcaaaattaattatactgATATAGAGACGGCCTTACAGGGAAACCTTTGCAGATGCACTGGTTACAGACCAATCATTGAGGGGTTCAAAACATTTGTAGAAGGATGGGAAAGGTATTACTGCCGTGAAAGTGGAAGCACTTCTTGTGCAATGGGCGCTGACTGTTGTCGAAATAAGACAGCCAAAAATAATGATGCCGGACTGTTTAATAAATCTTCATTCAAACCATACGATCCTTCTCAAGAACCAATTTTCCCACCAGAACTAAAGATAGATACCAGTTTTTCGGAAGAGTATTTATTTTTCGCTGGAGAACATGTTACATGGATACGGCCAAAAACACTTGATGGTTTACTCAAAATAAAATCCACCGATCCTTCTACAAAAATTATTGCTGGCAATACTGAAATAGGAGTAGAagttaaatttaaaaagaaagtcTATCCAGTGTTGCTGTACCCATCAATTATATCGGAAATGAACAATTGCAGAGTTTCGGATCAGGGTATCGTAATAGGGGCTACAACAACGTTGAATGAATTGTCCAGTTTTCTCCAAAACCAAATTGATGAAAATCCCACTAAAGCGAAAGTATATGCAGCAATAAAAGAAATGCTCCATTGGTTTGCTGGTGATCAAATCCGTAATGTGGCATCTCTTGTGGGTAATATAATAACAGCTAGTCCAATATCAGACTTAAATCCCATCCTGATGGCATGTTCCGCTGTACTGAACATTCACAGCAAGAGTAGGGGtgaaagaaaagttattgtCGATGATAATTTCTTTAAAGGATATAGAAAAACAGGACTCGACGATGACGAAATTGTCGTATCTGTTGAAATTCCTTTCACCAAAAGTCTGCAATATTTTAAAGCGTATAAACAAGCTCGACGAAAGGAAGACGACATTTCTATAGTGACGTCTGCGTTCAATGTTACCTACGATCCAATTACCAAATCAGTATTAAATGCAACATTATGTTACGGTGGTATGGGACCTACTACTATTTGTGCTAAAGCTACTTCAGAATTAATTAAAGGAAAAGGATGGAATAAAGAAATGCTAAATGTAGCATTTGAATCTCTAACAAATGAATTGCAACTAGATATTTCAGCGCCTGGAGGAATGGCCGATTATCGGAAATCACTCTGTTTGAGTCtattttttaggttttatttatatgtgttaCAAAATATCAGCCAACCTAACACTTCTGAGAACATGAATGTGAATGAAGACTTTAGCGGTGTTGAAGAAATAGCAATAAATCATCCATGCAGTTCACAATACTTTGAAATTAAGAATAACGATCAGGTAGCATCAGACGCTGTTGGGCGACCAATAACACATACGTCAGCCCTTAAACAAGCCACTGGTGAGGCGATATATTGTGATGATATTCATCCCGTTACAGGAGAGCTATACTTAAAGCTAGTTTTTAGTACAGAAGCACATGCAAGAATTAAATCAATTGATGCTAATAAAGCTTTTTTGGTACCTGGGGTAAAAGCATTCCTGTCTGCCGCTGATTTAGATAGAGAATGTAATAAATTGGGTCCTATAATAAAagatgaagaaatattttctagCGAACTGGTTACTAGTCGTGCTTGTGTAATTGGAGCAGTCGTGGCCAATTCAGAAAGTGCAGCTAGGAGAGGAAAAGATTTAGTAGTTGTTAACTATGAGCGTATAGAGCCCGTTATTGTATCGCTCGAAGATGCAATAACGCAAGGTTCATTTTTCTCCGGGTATCCACGGATTATTCGAAAGGGCAACTTGAGTGAGGCCCTTACAAAATCAAGTCATGTTGTAGAAGGACACGTAAGAAGTGGTGCACAGGAACACTTTTACCTTGAGACTATTTCTGCGTACGCTATAAGAAGAGAAGATGAGCTTGAAATTACAGCTACAACACAAAATCCAGAGGAAGTAGCA cataTAGCTGCGGCAGCACTCCGAATACCTAACCATAAAGTTGTTGCTAAAGTTAAAAGGGTCGGAGGTGGTTTTGGTGGTAAAGAAACAAGAGCTACTATACTGGCTATACCCGTTGCTATTGCGGCATATAAGCTCAAGACAGCAGTTAGAGCTGTATTGGACAGAGATGAAGATATGCAGGCTTCTGGGTATAGACATCCTTGTTTGATCAAGTATAAAGTAGGATTTACTGAAGATGGAAAAATAACTGGTGCTAAATTTGAGATTTATGGTAACGCAGGCAATTCCATGGACATATCTTGCTCG ATGATGGAAAGGGCGCTAGTGCACGTTGATAATTGCTATTTCATACCAAATGCGGAGGTACATGGATATCTGTGCAAAACCAATATGCCTTCGAATACAGCATTCAGAGGCTTCGGTGCTCCTAAGGCAATGCTAGCTGCAGAAACCATGATGCGTCATATAGCTTCAACATTAGGAAAGACTTATGAACAGATAGTTCAAATCAATCTTTACCAGGAGGGTGCAATGACACATTTTAACCAGAAGTTGACGTACTGTACTCTATCAAGATGTTGGAATGAATGTATTGAAACTTCTCATTATTGGAAGCGGAAGAAAGACGTTGAGGAATTTAATAG GCAAAATAGATGGAAAAAGAAAGGGCTCAGCTTAGTTCCAACTAAATATGGTATATCTTTCCAAACCGATGTTTTAATGCAAGCAGGCGCACTTTTGTTGGTGTATAAAGATGGATCTGTCCTGCTTTCAATAGGAGGAATAGAAATGGGTCAAGGACTCTTCACAAAAATGATACAAGTTGCTTCACGTGTGCTTGAAATAGATTACACGAAAATTCACATTAGCGAAATGTCGACCGATAAAGTTCCAAACAGTTCTCCAACTGCTGCAAGTATCAGTTCTGACCTTTATGGCATGGCAGTTGTAGAAGCGTGTAAATCGTTGAAAACAAGGCTAGAGCCATTTAAAGCAAAAAATCCTACTGGTAAATGGGAAGACTGGGTCATAGATGCTTGGGTGAATAGAGTACAATTGTCGGCCACTGGATTTTATGCTGCTCCAAAGATAGAATATAATCCAGAGACGAATTCCGGAAatctatttgaatattttacttacGGAGTGGCTTGTTCTGAAGTCATCATCGATTGTCTGACGGGCGATCATCAAGTCCTTCAAACAGACATCGTTATGGATGTCGGAGAAAGTTTGAACCCTGCCATAGACATAGGACAAATAGAAGGTGCTTTCATGCAAGGGTATGGCTTTTACACATTGGAGGAAATGGTATTCTCAGCTAATGGGGAAGCACTTTCACGAGGTCCTGGAGCATATAAGATACCAGGATTTTCAGACATTCCGAAAGTGCTTAACGTGTCTTTGCTCAAGGGTGCACCGAATCCACGTGCAGTCTATTCATCAAAG GCTGTGGGAGAACCGCCCCTATTCCTTGCAGCATCAGTATTTTTCGCAATCAAAGAAGCGATAAAGGCAGCACGGTTAGACAGTGGAGAATCTCCGGAG